One Nyctibius grandis isolate bNycGra1 chromosome 26, bNycGra1.pri, whole genome shotgun sequence DNA window includes the following coding sequences:
- the LOC137673692 gene encoding leucine-rich repeat-containing protein 37A2-like: protein MQFLQKLILSHNPLSVITDPSFFKLPSVKYLDLGATRVTQQTLLTLLLTTAGLETLKLPSDVACCFCQEEHTTETSCRTIEFHCENLCINSVPHCARTSAETRGEIKEAGRSSSVLNLKPEEPSLGDRDTVTLTVILSLTSLGGDLSNPNGSISRSNSHSPQHLPRQEGKANEKLMLILHRIQHMGWTSEAEKRKLYFLAKALAAELEKQLSKAKSIVTLQNTASSLPAPAVQKDEAHKTPAVEGETTMGRVPEQHAWGSKQAVLHPWEEAGRLDPMDDTSVFRHHKIPAPPSKPFLPRPPAESPRLSMSFKIPSYFDAVEQTKKTQGMEGAEDVEDLGDVAYTEEAPPPMQDYDWTYKRRKREDSLYLDKDNDLFYEAFGNENPEEEPPPTESKAEQRLNANQRFFYNLLINNSLPDASSVLTDTAEEEGSFLGGRLPPVPRTMETHLKQQKEESSLLNKSGSSNIPSSVPVQRNLFEAKVNEQLHLLVADEAVRAFMAYVARALRRECRLRKLRLTCAKLVSKTGLLVQLLSKKHGGRRASALMDECLLEGDISSAVAHVEDMDRNATGKAKLMYDIGDGLQLAISMSVMIMVVLLAVCIFEACSRKHAAVSGPQSTGKSCPSRFFQKLLPRRWRRNEDDIEQGLPGSDPSENNPLWLGARYQPLDAQQEAALAELCSQESSDEEEIFQKTEAGWMPTAPQKSDSHGEVRPPGDPPPLPHSSGAPQQPQPPFPSTAEGAPGGH from the exons ATGcagtttttgcagaagct gatcCTAAGCCACAACCCCCTGTCTGTTATTACTGACCCATCGTTCTTCAAGCTGCCTTCAGTCAAATATCT AGACCTGGGCGCAACACGAGTGACTCAGCAGACGTTGCTCACGCTCCTCCTGACAACAGCTGGCTTGGAAACTCT CAAACTGCCCAGTGATGTggcctgctgcttctgccaggaGGAACACACCACCGAAACCTCGTGCAGGACCATTGAGTTCCACTGCGAGAACCTGTGCATCAACAGCGTTCCCCACTGCG CTCGCACATCAGCAGAGACGCGAGGAGAAATAAAGGAAGCAGGACGATCCAGCTCGGTGTTGAACCTCAAGCCTGAGGAGCCTTCACTCGGAGACCGTGATACCGTAACGCTCACGGTTATCCTGAGCCTGACCAGCCTTGGTGGTGACCTCAGTAACCCGAATGGTAGCATTTCCAGATCAAATTCACATTCCCCTCAACACTTACCCAGGCAGGAAGGCAAAGCCAATGAGAAGCTGATGCTCATACTGCACAGGATTCAGCACATGGGCTGGACCAGTGAAGCTGAGAAAAGGAAACTATATTTTCTAGCAAAGGCACTAGCGGCCgagctggagaagcagctgtCTAAGGCTAAAAGCATCGTGACTTTGCAAAACACTGCCTCATCCCTGCCAGCGCCTGCCGTGCAGAAGGACGAGGCGCACAAGACCCCAGCAGTGGAGGGAGAGACAACCATGGGCCGGGTACCGGAGCAGCATGCCTGGGGCTCTAAGCAGGCAGTATTACACCCTTGGGAAGAAGCTGGCAGGTTAGACCCCATGGATGACACCTCCGTCTTCAGACATCACAAAATACCTGCGCCTCCTTCAAAACCCTTCCTTCCGCGCCCCCCAGCAGAGTCCCCTCGTTTGTCCATGTCTTTTAAGATTCCAAGTTATTTTGATGCTGTGGAACAGACCAAGAAAACTCAGGGGATGGAGGGTGCAGAGGATGTAGAGGATTTGGGGGATGTAGCATATACAGAGGAAGCACCACCTCCAATGCAGGACTATGACTGGACTTACAAAAGACGCAAGCGGGAGGACAGCCTGTATCTGGATAAAGACAACGACCTTTTCTACGAGGCGTTTGGCAATGAGAATCCAGAGGAAGAGCCCCCACCAACAGAAAGTAAAGCAGAGCAGAGACTAAACGCAAACCAGCGTTTTTTCTATAACCTGTTGATTAACAACAGCCTCCCCGATGCAAGCAGCGTGCTGACGGACACGGCTGAGGAAGAGGGTTCCTTTCTAGGTGGGCGTTTACCACCTGTCCCTCGAACCATGGAAACACACTTGAAGCAACAAAAAGAAGAATCCAGCCTCCTCAATAAATCAGGGAGCTCCAACATCCCAAGCAGCGTGCCGGTTCAGAGAAACCTCTTTGAAGCCAAGGTCAATGAACAGCTCCACTTGCTCGTCGCGGACGAAGCCGTGCGGGCGTTCATGGCCTACGTGGCGCGAGCCCTGCGGAGGGAATGCCGCCTGCGCAAGCTCCGGCTGACCTGCGCGAAGCTGGTCTCCAAGACAGGGCTGCTCGTACAGCTGCTCAGCAAGAAGCACGGTGGCCGCAGAGCCTCTGCTCTCATGGACGAGTGTCTCCTGGAAGGGGACATTTCCAGTGCCGTGGCCCATGTCGAGGATATGGACAGGAATGCCACAGGGAAG gcgaAACTAATGTACGACATTGGCGACGGGCTCCAGTTAGCAATATCAATGTCTGTCATGATCATGGTTGTTCTCTTGGCGGTCTGTATCTTCGAG GCTTGCTCCCGAAAACATGCAGCTGTTTCCGGACCCCAAAGCACCGGGAAATCATGCCCGAGTCG gttcTTTCAAAAACTCCTGCCACGGCGATGGAGGAGGAACGAGGATGACATAGAGCAG GGCTTGCCTGGGTCGGACCCGAGCGAAAACAATCCGCTGTGGCTGGGAGCCCGCTACCAGCCCCTCGACGCCCAGCAGGAAGCGGCGCTGGCTGAGCTGTGCTCCCAGGAGTCCTCGGACGAGGAGGAGATCTTCCAGAAGACCGAGGCCGG CTGGATGCCCACAGCACCCCAGAAAAGCGACAGCCATGGGGAAGTGCGCCCACCCGGAGACCCGCCGcctctgccccacagctccGGCGCACCCCAACAGCCACAGCCACCGTTCCCCTCCACGGCGGAGGGTGCCCCGGGCGGCCACTAG